The window ACCACCGTGAAGCGGGAAATCTGATTGGTATCGGCAAACTGACGGATCGAAGGCATGCGCATGCCGCTGCGCAAGAGCTTGTCATCGATACGGGCGCGGATACCCCGCACGATCTGTTCCACCAGGGAGTCGCCGCTTTCGCGCAGCAACAGCGGCCAGCCTGGCTGGCCGCTGTCGGGACCCGTACCACGGGGGTGGGGCTCGTTCTGTCTGGTGGGGTGCTGACTGGCTGTATTGGTCATATCGCCGTGACACTATGGAAATTATTCGGAAAACTGTACAGGTACTGTATCGGTATTGTCGGCTACGATGACTTTCATTACAAGCGCAGACACATTTTTGCCAGGCCCCCTAGAGGCCGCTTGCCGCCTGCCTGAACCATCATCGTCCGAGGAGATTCCCCATGTCGCACGCCGCCCGTACCCTGTTGCCCAGCCTGACCGACATCGAGCAGGCCGCCGGCATTGTCTACGCTGGCATGGCACCGACGGCGCAACTGTGCTGGCCGCTGCTGAACCAGGCCCTGGGCGCGGAAGTCTGGGTCAAGCACGAGAACCATGCACCCACTGGCGCCTTCAAGGTGCGCGGCGGCATGGTCTACCTGCATCACCTGGCGCGCCAGCAGCCGCAACTCTCCGGCGTCGTCTCGGCCACCCGCGGCAACCACGGCCAGTCCGTCGGCCTGGCGGCGCGGCGCCTGGGCATCTCTGCGACCATCGTGGTCCCGCAGGGCAACAGCCGGGAGAAGAATGCCGCCATGCGCGCCCTGGGTGTGGAATTGATCGAACATGGCAGCGAATTCCAGGAAAGCCGCGAGTACGCCCAGCAGCTCGCCGCCCAGCAGCAACTGCACATGATTCCCTCCTTGCACCGCGATCTGGTGGCCGGCGTGGCCAGCTACTGGATGGAACTGTTCGCGGCCCAGCCGGGGCTGGATGTGGTGCTGGTTCCCATCGGCCAGGGCTCGGGCATGTGCGGCGCAGTCGCTGCGCGCAATGCGCTGGGCCTGTCGACCCGCATCATCGGCGTGGTCTCGGCGCATGCGCTGGCCTACAAGCTGTCCTTCGAGGCGGGGCGCAAGATCGAATCGCCGGTCAGCACCTGCATCGCCGACGGCGTGGCCTGCCGGGTGCCGGACCAGGCTTCGCTGGAGGTGCTGTTCTCCGAGGTCGATGAGGTCGTGGCCGTGACTGATGACGAAGTGATGGACGCCATGAAGCTGGCCTACATCGCCACCCACAACGTGGCCGAAGGAGCGGGCGCCTGTGCGCTGGCGGCGGCCTGGCAATTGCGTGCGCGGCTGCGCGGCCTGAAGGTCGGCGTCACGCTCTCGGGCGGCAATGTCGATCACGATGTGCTGGCCCGGGTACTGGCGCGTGCGGCGGCGCCCGCTGACATGTTGCTGGCGCCGGCGCAGGTGTTGCCGCTGACTTCCTTGCCCCAGCGGAGGTCCGCATGATCGAGACCTTGCTGCCGCTGATGTCCTTTGCCTTCGTCTCTTCGATCACGCCCGGGCCCAACAACATCATGCTGACCTCTTCGGGCATCTGGTTCGGCTTTCGCCGCTCGCTGCCGCACATGCTGGGTATCACCTTCGGCTTTGGCGTACTGCTGGCCTTATGCGCCTTTGGTATAGGCGAGCTGGTCATCGCCGTGCCGCAACTGGTGTTGCTGCTCAAGGCCATGGGGTGCGCCTACCTGCTGTACCTGGCCTGGCAATTGCGCCGCATGGGCGTGGCCGGTGCGGGCGAGCGGGCGGCCCAGCCGATGTCCTTCGGTGCGGCGGCCCTGTTCCAGTTCGCCAATCCCAAGGCCTGGGTGATGGCCGTGACCGGCGCTTCGGCCTTCATGCCGATGCTGCATAAGCTGCCCGGCGCACTGGCAATCCTGGTCTACTGCCTGGTGTTCTGCGCCATCAACCTGCCTTGCGTATCCGTCTGGGCGGGCGCGGGGGCGGTGCTGCGCCGTTACCTGGAGCGCCCGCTGTGGCGCATGGCCTTTGCGGCGGTCATGGTGCTGCTGACGCTCTATTCGGCATTGGCCATCTGGTTCTGAGCTGGCTCAATTTGCATCGATTCGATCACAGGGGAGTTCTCATGCAGGCAAGCAGCAAACCAGTCGTCACTGCCACAGCCGAAGGCAATGTGGCGCGCAATGAAAGCCGGGGCATGTGGCTGGGGCTCATCGGCGTGGCCGTCTTCAGTCTCACCTTGCCCTTTACCCGCATCGCCGTGGCTGAACTCAGCCCCGCCTTCGTCGCCTTCGGCCGCGCCGTGGTGGCGGGCCTGTGCTCGCTGGCGCTGTTGGCATGGATGCGGGCGCCTCGTCCGAACGCGCAGCAATTGCGTGGCCTGGTCATCACCGCCCTCGGCGTGGTGGTGGGCTTTCCACTGTTTTCATCGATTGCCATGCGCTACGTGCCGGCGGCCCACGGCGCCGTGGTGGTCGGCCTGCTGCCGCTGGCCACCGCCTTGTTTGGCGCGCTGCGCTTCGGTGAACGTCCTTCTGCCGGTTTCTGGTTGTCCGCGCTGGCCGGCTCGGCCATCGTCATTGCCTTTGCATTGCGCGCGGGTGGGGGCAGTTTCCATGCGGCCGACTTCGCGCTCTTCGCCGCCGTCATCACGGCCGCCATGGGCTATGCCGAGGGCGGACGGCTGGCCCAGAGCATGGGCGGGCAGAACGTGATTGCCTGGGCGCTGGTGGTGGCCTTGCCGGTCATGCTGCCGGTCTCGCTGTGGCTGGGCTGGCAGGACGGACTGAGCGCTTCCGCGCCGGCCTGGCTGGCCTTTGGCTACGTGTCGCTGTTTTCCATGTTCATCGGCTTCTTCTTCTGGTACAAGGGCCTGGCCCTGGGCGGCATTGCCCGTGTTGGCCAGGTGCAATTGTTGCAACCTTTCATGAGCCTGCTGGGCGCGGCCGTCATCGCCGGCGAGGCGCTGGATGCGAGCAATATGCTCTTCGCCCTGGCCGTGATCGTGGTCGTGGCCATTGGCCGGCGCATGGCGGTACGCCGCTGATGCAGGCCCGGCGGGGCTGCTGACCCGGATCTGAACGGCATTGCGAGCCGAAATAGTTCGGCCGGAGCCGACCAAAAGTCCGGATATTTGAGATAATCGTCCACTTATTTTTCTTAACGCGCAGTGCCCGCGGCTGCCAGCCGCAGGGGCGCTGTCCAACAGGGAGTACCGCATGTCCGTCTATGAAAAGCTGAAAGCACTGAACATCGAACTGCCCGCCGTGGCCACCCCGGCAGCAGCCTATGTGATGTATGCGCAAACCGGCAATACCGTCTTCCTCTCCGGCCACCTGGCCAAGAAGGATGGCAAGGTATGGGTCGGTCAGCTGGGACGCGATATCGGCACCGACGACGCCAAGCTGGCCGCGCGCGCCGTGGCCGTGGACCTGATCGCCACCTTGCAGGCTGCCTGCGGCGGCGACCTCACCCGCGTCAAGCGCATCGTCAAGCTGATGAGCCTGGTCAACTCGACCGGCGAATTCACCGAGCACCACCTGGTCACCAACGGCGCCTCCGAGCTGATCGGCGAAGTCTTCGGCGAAGCCGGCAAGCACGCCCGTTCCGCCTTTGGCGTGGCGCAGCTGCCCATGGGCGCCTGCGTGGAAATCGAAATGATCGCCGAGATCGCCTGATCCATCGCCATATCGGCTGCTGCGGCCACAGAAGCCGCACGGCCACCTGCACCATCTCACACAGAACACAGAACAGATTGAACGACCCGTATGAAACTCGAAAATCCCGCACCGCTGCAGTGGCAGTTCTCCCAGCGCGCTGACGCCATGAAGAGCTCGGCCATCCGTGAAATCCTGAAGGTGACGATGCGTCCCGACATCACCTCCTTCGCCGGTGGCCTGCCTTCGCCGCTGACCTTCCCGGTCGAGCACATGAAGACCGCCTTCGACCGCGTGCTGAGCCAGCAAGGCAAGATGGCCCTGCAATACGGCCCCACCGATGGCTATCTGCCGCTGCGTGAATGGATCGCCGCATCGCTGTCGACCAATGGCGCGCAGATCAGCGCCGAACAGGTGCTGATGGTGTCCGGTTCCCAGCAGGGCCTGGACCTGCTGGGCAAGGTCCTGATCGATGAAGGCAGCAAGGTGCTGGTCGAGACCCCCAGCTACCTGGGCGCGCTGCAAGCCTTTGCGCTCTACGGCGCCAAGTTCGAATCGGTGCCCAGCGACGAATTCGGTCTGCAACCCGAGACCATCGAAGCCATCGCCGGTGGCGCGCGCATGCTGTATTCGCTGCCCAACTTCCAGAACCCGACCGGCCGCACCCTGCCCACCGAGCGCCGTTTCAAGCTGGTGGAAACCTGTGCCCGCCTGGGTCTGCCGCTGATCGAAGATGATCCGTACGGCGCCCTGAGCTACCAGAACGCGCCGCTGCCCAAGATGCTGTCGATGAATCCCTCGGGCGTGATCTACATGGGTTCCTTCTCCAAGGTGCTGACCCCGGGCATCCGCCTGGGTTACGTGGTCGCGCCGCGTCCGCTGATCCTGAAGATGGAACAGGCCAAGCAAGCCACCGACCTGCACACCGCCCAGTTGACCCAGATGGTGGTGTACGAGGCCATCAAGGACGGCTTCCTGGACCAGCACGTGCCGACCATCCGCAAGCTCTATGGCGACCAGTGCCAGGCCATGCTGGATGCGCTGCAACAGTACTTCCCGGCCAGCTGCAGCTGGAGCAAGCCGGAAGGCGGCATGTTCATCTGGGTGACCCTGCCCGAGCACATCGACGCTGGCGCGCTGTTGAACGAAGCCGTGGAGCAGGAAAAGGTCGCCTTCGTCCCCGGCGCCCCGTTCTATGCCAACGTGGCGCAGAAGAACACGCTGCGCCTGTCCTTCGTGACCGTGCCGCCGGAACAGATCCGCGCCGGCGTGGAACGCCTGGGCAAGCTGATCGCCTCCAAGCTGTAATCAGGCCGGATCGGTCCACGGATGAAGATCACCCATCTGCCCTTCGGCACCACCGACTGGAGCCAGGTCCCCGCCACCGAGCATCCCGGCGTGACCGGCACGGCCTGGTGGCGCACCTGCCAGTTTGGCGAGCTGCGCGTGCGCATGGTCGAATACACGCCCGGCTACCTGGCCGATTACTGGTGTGTGAAGGGCCATGTGCTGCTGTGCCTGGAAGGGGAGCTGCATACCGAGCTGGAGGATGGCCGCAGTTTCGTCCTCAAACCGGGCATGAGCTATCAGGTGGCCGATGGGGCTGAGCCGCACCGCTCGTCTACGGCGGTGGGGGCGAAGTTGTTTATCGTGGATTGAATGACCTGGGCGTGACGGACAAGCATGTTCCCACGTTCAATGAAACGTTCAATGAAGAGGCTGGCATCTGTGATAAAGATCCAGCCTCTTTTTTCATGGATCAGGAAAGCCGATCATCAAGTAATTTTTGACAGGGCGATGGCCAGCGTCAACGGTGATTCTGGCATCGGCTTGAATCCATATTGCGCATAGAAACTGGCAGCCTGAGCCTCCTTGGCATCGACGAAAAGCAGGGCTCCGCCGACCTGATTGCTGGCTTCCTTGGCGCGCCACAGGGCGTCGTAGAGGAGAAACTCGCCGAGTCCCCGTCCTTGCAAGGTCCGGCAAATGGCCAGTCGCGCCAGGGTCAGGGCGGGGACTTCACGCGGCAGACGCTTCGAAAATTCTATAGGCAGGGTGGCTGTGGCGATCATCTGGCGGATGGCCAATGCGTAGTAGCCGCGGATAACCTGGGGGGTATCGTCGCAGGCAAGCACGAAAGTACGGGAAATTCCCTTGTCCTGATGTTGGCCTGCCGTGTTGCGCAACCATTGGTTCAACGCTGGGGTAGCACAATCGAAGTGCTCAGTCTGATGCTGCGTCTTGTTCAGTGGTGCTACGAAGTACTCGTTCATGTCGGGCCCGATGATAACGCTCGCGCGCGCGCATCAGCTTGGCGTTGGCAGGCGATGGGTCGTCAAGCAGGTTCAACAAAAAGTCAGCATCCCTCGGCGTGACTGCGATGAAGCGTTCGCGGTCGATCACTTCATTGGCCTTTTCCAGCGCGGCTTGTACCAGGAACTGGTTCATCGTCGCGCCGACCAGGTCGGCAGCTTCCCTCAGCCTTGCTTCGACGGCTAGTGGTACGCGGGCCGTGATCCGGCCCCTTTCAACGATATCGGTCATGGTGATCTTCGCTTTCCTGCGGAGAGTATCCCGGGCAGTTTCCCTTACGTGAACGGGAATGTAAATCGACGCCGCTTTCTCGAAACAAAGCAGAAATCCGGGCGAACTGCATCATAGCACATGGTGCCAAAATGGCTCTCACTTGGTGTCAATTTGACGCCACGTTGCCCGTTGCTGAGGTGATGGTATCCGGACAGCAAGCGTCATCTCTTACCGATCCAGCTTGAGCGTCTCCCCATGCTTGAGCGTGACGAACTGCTCCTGCGGTAATCCAGCCGCTTGCATGGCCTTGGCCAGCTCCTTGGGAGGCTCGTCGAGCGCGTCATCAGCCAGTTCGAAGGTCCCCCAATGGATGGCGACCGAGCGCCGGGCGTGCACATCCTGGTGGATCAGCACCGCCTGCGCCGGATCGACATGCTGGTTCTGCATGAACCAGCGCGGCGCATAGGCCCCGATGGGGATGAGCGCCAGGTCGAAGTGGCCGAAGCGCTCGCCGATGTCGCGGAAATCCTGCGAGTAACCGGTGTCACCGGCGAAGTAGACCGAGAAGGGCGCCACCGGCGACTGCCGCGTCGTATCGGCCTTGCCCGGGCAGTCCATGGCTTGCAGCACCCAGCCGCCCCACAGCGTTTCGGAGCGGTCGAACAGGCCGCGCGCCGACCAGTGCGTGGCAGGGACGAAATGGATGTCGAGCTGGTCCAGCGAGGTCTTGTCCCACCAGTCCATCTCCTGGACGTTGGTGATGCCCAGCGCCTGGAACCAGTCGCGCAGTCCCAGCGGCACCAGGAACAGCGGCGGGCCGCCCGGCTGCAGGTTCAATTGCTCCACACTGGCGCGGTCCAGATGGTCGTAGTGGTTGTGCGAAATCACCACCACGTCGATGTGCGGCAGCTCGCTGATCTGCACCGGCAGCGGCACCTTGCGCGCGGGACCGATGAAAGAGAAGGGCGAGGCGCGCTGCGAGAACATGGGATCGGTCAGCACATTCTTGCCGCCCAGTTGCACCAGTGCCGTGGCATGGCCTATCCAGGTCACGCTGGGGTGGCGATCATTGTCCTTGAGCCAGGCCAGGTCCGGCTTGAGTACGGGGAACTGGTAATGGTTTTCCGGCGGCTTGGGCAGGCCCTGGGTCAGGCGCTCCCATTGCCACTTCCAGAAGGAGCCGCGCTCGGGTTGCGCATAGTTGTTGCGAAAACCGCTGTCGGTGCGATTCGATTTGCTGGGGTCGGCATACTTGCCGGACGAAGAGCAGGCGCCCAGGCTGGTCGCCAGCATCAGGACGCCAGCCGTGGCGAGAACACGCCGCAGTCGCGGCCAGGAACGGGATGTCGCAGGGGGCATGGCAAAGGCGCAGCCGGGCGCAGTCAATGGAATGAGCGACATCCTAGCAGGTGGTGGCAAGGCATGCAGGAGGCCGCCACCGGGCCGGCTCACATCACGTATTGCGCCAG is drawn from Herbaspirillum seropedicae and contains these coding sequences:
- a CDS encoding DHCW motif cupin fold protein produces the protein MKITHLPFGTTDWSQVPATEHPGVTGTAWWRTCQFGELRVRMVEYTPGYLADYWCVKGHVLLCLEGELHTELEDGRSFVLKPGMSYQVADGAEPHRSSTAVGAKLFIVD
- a CDS encoding DUF1778 domain-containing protein; amino-acid sequence: MTDIVERGRITARVPLAVEARLREAADLVGATMNQFLVQAALEKANEVIDRERFIAVTPRDADFLLNLLDDPSPANAKLMRARERYHRARHERVLRSTTEQDAASD
- a CDS encoding threonine dehydratase, which encodes MSHAARTLLPSLTDIEQAAGIVYAGMAPTAQLCWPLLNQALGAEVWVKHENHAPTGAFKVRGGMVYLHHLARQQPQLSGVVSATRGNHGQSVGLAARRLGISATIVVPQGNSREKNAAMRALGVELIEHGSEFQESREYAQQLAAQQQLHMIPSLHRDLVAGVASYWMELFAAQPGLDVVLVPIGQGSGMCGAVAARNALGLSTRIIGVVSAHALAYKLSFEAGRKIESPVSTCIADGVACRVPDQASLEVLFSEVDEVVAVTDDEVMDAMKLAYIATHNVAEGAGACALAAAWQLRARLRGLKVGVTLSGGNVDHDVLARVLARAAAPADMLLAPAQVLPLTSLPQRRSA
- a CDS encoding MBL fold metallo-hydrolase; this translates as MLATSLGACSSSGKYADPSKSNRTDSGFRNNYAQPERGSFWKWQWERLTQGLPKPPENHYQFPVLKPDLAWLKDNDRHPSVTWIGHATALVQLGGKNVLTDPMFSQRASPFSFIGPARKVPLPVQISELPHIDVVVISHNHYDHLDRASVEQLNLQPGGPPLFLVPLGLRDWFQALGITNVQEMDWWDKTSLDQLDIHFVPATHWSARGLFDRSETLWGGWVLQAMDCPGKADTTRQSPVAPFSVYFAGDTGYSQDFRDIGERFGHFDLALIPIGAYAPRWFMQNQHVDPAQAVLIHQDVHARRSVAIHWGTFELADDALDEPPKELAKAMQAAGLPQEQFVTLKHGETLKLDR
- a CDS encoding PLP-dependent aminotransferase family protein, with translation MKLENPAPLQWQFSQRADAMKSSAIREILKVTMRPDITSFAGGLPSPLTFPVEHMKTAFDRVLSQQGKMALQYGPTDGYLPLREWIAASLSTNGAQISAEQVLMVSGSQQGLDLLGKVLIDEGSKVLVETPSYLGALQAFALYGAKFESVPSDEFGLQPETIEAIAGGARMLYSLPNFQNPTGRTLPTERRFKLVETCARLGLPLIEDDPYGALSYQNAPLPKMLSMNPSGVIYMGSFSKVLTPGIRLGYVVAPRPLILKMEQAKQATDLHTAQLTQMVVYEAIKDGFLDQHVPTIRKLYGDQCQAMLDALQQYFPASCSWSKPEGGMFIWVTLPEHIDAGALLNEAVEQEKVAFVPGAPFYANVAQKNTLRLSFVTVPPEQIRAGVERLGKLIASKL
- a CDS encoding DMT family transporter, with amino-acid sequence MQASSKPVVTATAEGNVARNESRGMWLGLIGVAVFSLTLPFTRIAVAELSPAFVAFGRAVVAGLCSLALLAWMRAPRPNAQQLRGLVITALGVVVGFPLFSSIAMRYVPAAHGAVVVGLLPLATALFGALRFGERPSAGFWLSALAGSAIVIAFALRAGGGSFHAADFALFAAVITAAMGYAEGGRLAQSMGGQNVIAWALVVALPVMLPVSLWLGWQDGLSASAPAWLAFGYVSLFSMFIGFFFWYKGLALGGIARVGQVQLLQPFMSLLGAAVIAGEALDASNMLFALAVIVVVAIGRRMAVRR
- a CDS encoding LysE family translocator — translated: MIETLLPLMSFAFVSSITPGPNNIMLTSSGIWFGFRRSLPHMLGITFGFGVLLALCAFGIGELVIAVPQLVLLLKAMGCAYLLYLAWQLRRMGVAGAGERAAQPMSFGAAALFQFANPKAWVMAVTGASAFMPMLHKLPGALAILVYCLVFCAINLPCVSVWAGAGAVLRRYLERPLWRMAFAAVMVLLTLYSALAIWF
- a CDS encoding GNAT family N-acetyltransferase, whose protein sequence is MNEYFVAPLNKTQHQTEHFDCATPALNQWLRNTAGQHQDKGISRTFVLACDDTPQVIRGYYALAIRQMIATATLPIEFSKRLPREVPALTLARLAICRTLQGRGLGEFLLYDALWRAKEASNQVGGALLFVDAKEAQAASFYAQYGFKPMPESPLTLAIALSKIT
- a CDS encoding RidA family protein; translation: MSVYEKLKALNIELPAVATPAAAYVMYAQTGNTVFLSGHLAKKDGKVWVGQLGRDIGTDDAKLAARAVAVDLIATLQAACGGDLTRVKRIVKLMSLVNSTGEFTEHHLVTNGASELIGEVFGEAGKHARSAFGVAQLPMGACVEIEMIAEIA